A window of Babesia microti strain RI chromosome III, complete genome contains these coding sequences:
- a CDS encoding hypothetical protein (overlaps_old_locusTagID:BBM_III04040;~overlaps_old_locusTagID:BBM_III04045), with the protein MSDLKKNYDVYIDDIISSFKEISSFIGKSSENESYVQRSYEIVNVTSIAIKISQSERQLVLQELINSLSQLYNLTTCKITVKLVLKSLDKLMILAKFVSINTHSINCILNLLKKIFTESNNDSELLLKLMQIILSLSSPNSLIYHDNNLFQQSFNLLCLIGKKMDGPKTNEIVTAALENLLLQLTSLYTIKLDKLCDENKFNQLFNEHINAIYHSSECEIILHTLLSDFINLIAKKDVLFAELTTPKALDFILLISNNLSLECIKNDPNVNKVLIDILFQVEYLIYDSKVMSKYILMANGIFEILPNITQDFVTQVISLCNKSHGNVSVVLLLICLLVSNHPRLKAENSETTKLLNHFTNKLFNMKYSVSDLSISSADVLQAVEEINDTCINLSRLLSNGKLEPLDTNKYTCIICLQGIISIMLKHQRESVTLHNGKPIFQIFLSSEQSTKLVYSSLNLLYGISDDKQFIMEFVCNRALYDVVSIYPLDCVYNIFKQIDVYNEKLLEMPIRTLIRVIYNIVGTYNGDPTIEILHSLIDELQVGKVINQFVAALGNHVLRPNIIDILNDCLKSTNLFRKKFGIEIYLYLVKSGSLDDIIESLKLLNIKDDKFYHYATLKYFDEINTKIQQSTDTPLLNIDDWEKLFKLHFSSGVIDTLNKCLDEKMNFLGTDDWHYIILTLAKTTSVASDKAGNCDKVIQMLEQIVDNGDFDIQSTIVSLFECIGNCCKNFCIKDNQDCCILGDNEGFRLVGIIWKIADLIGKDGITNEQHWWHVLQSLIKLSMESSIAIKICSIRSLTTTMVTYWKLFQFLLPMFFFEWNKVINVAKDNDDLVDQESLFNVCVHETLEVMKAVEFEEKYRILSQFIDLIASRCEVSVFADIIEYLNEYKQYTDTCIYIQTIEHFINRAIEYVEAKDSPNCTKISEVALKILKSKCTLASDNYVIIISLIHLVTINNRSLFTNGSIGQSKAIVKANGCDYLDLWFGYMENLIVSIKSDVIFFKSSKIIDTLTNLNYHDASTYIISNYNSILNAVSLHTLEKVLSNSNVYETYCQRDIKDFVYTICSLSSHISISCFNRILDAVSQCFSNCCCVLIERLVHIMQQMVCNQNDDWLNLIPSFVRLLKYGLFRVDFHLFYIDKITQVIRYLLITRQHFPDELLTCVYSISSRTADFNNETMTLHLVLINLLEMALLVTENIESMSIDVNNTMRMLYEILDIYADNIDIGYNVTLRLFNDSQDPNPKYSAFVTLVLRLKKSLSEGNIVAICGILPSILKHKISQPDQIGLTDPVFEIFKPYCLIPCILPYLKIANDIHQDSTVNEVYLSAVDLAVDRLTFGLNLKKIAEQL; encoded by the exons ATGAGCGATTTGAAGAAGAATTATGACGTATATATTGACGATATCATATCTTCTTTCAAAGAAATCTCCAGCTTCATTGGCAAATCTTCGGAAAACGAATCATATGTCCAACGTTCatatgaaattgtaaatgtcACTTCCATAGCGATTAAAATCTCTCAATCTGAACGGCAATTAGTGTTACAAGAGTTAATTAACTCATTATCTCAACTTTACAATTTGACCACTTGTAAGATTACCGTCAAGTTAGTGTTAAAGTCTTTAGACAAGCTTATGATACTTGCCAAATTTGTCAGTATAAACACACATTCCATCAATTGCATTCTAAATTTACTTAAAAAGATCTTTACGGAATCTAATAATGATTCAGAATTGCTGTTAAAACTAATGCAAATTATTCTATCTCTTTCTTCaccaaattcattaatatacCATGATAATAACCTATTTCAGCAATCTTTCAATCTCCTTTGTCTGATTGGTAAAAAAATGGATGGTCCTAAaacaaatgaaattgtcaCAGCAGCACTTGAAAATTTACTACTACAACTAACATCGctttatacaattaaattggataaattgtgtgatgaaaacaaatttaatcaaCTCTTTAATGAACATATAAATGCGATATATCATTCATCAGAATGTGAAATAATTCTACATACATTGCTATCTGATTTTATAAATCTGATTGCTAAGAAAGACGTTCTATTTGCTGAATTAACTACACCGAAGGCATTGGATTTTATTTTACTAATTTCTAATAATTTGAGCTTAGAatgcattaaaaatgatccGAATGTTAATAAGGTGCTAATTGACATCCTATTTCAGGTTGAATACCTAATTTATGATTCAAAGGTTATgtccaaatatattttaatggCAAATggtatatttgaaatactTCCTAATATCACACAGGATTTTGTAACTCAAGTAATCAGTTTATGCAACAAATCTCACGGCAATGTATCTGTTGTCTTATTGctaatatgtttattgGTATCTAATCACCCTAGATTAAAAGCTGAAAATAGCGAAACAACAAAATTGCTTAACCATTTCactaacaaattgtttaatatgAAATATAGTGTTTCGGACctatcaatatcatcagCAGATGTGTTACAAGCAGTTGAAGAAATTAATGACACTTGTATCAATTTATCTAGGTTGTTAAGTAACGGTAAATTGGAACCTTTGGATacaaacaaatatacatGTATAATTTGCTTGCAGGGAATAATATCCATAATGTTAAAACATCAAAGAGAATCAGTGACACTGCATAACGGCAAGCCAATTTTCCAGATTTTTTTGTCATCAGAACAGTCGACAAAACTAGTATATTCTTCACTAAATCTTCTATATGGTATAAGTGATGATAAGCAGTTTATAATGGAGTTCGTTTGCAATCGCGCATTGTACGATGTAGTTTCAATTTATCCTTTGGATTGCgtatacaatattttcaagCAAATTGATGTTtacaatgaaaaattgttggaAATGCCCATTAGGACACTAATACGAGTGATTTACAATATTGTCGGCACTTATAATGGCGATCCAACAATTGAAATACTACATAGTTTGATTGACGAACTGCAGGTGGGCAAGgtaataaatcaatttgttgCTGCACTGGGAAATCATGTGTTAAGGCCCAACattattgacattttgaATGATTGTCTAAAATCCACTAATTTGTTCAGgaaaaaatttggaattgaaatatatctatactTGGTGAAATCAGGATCACTGgatgatataattgaatcGCTCAAATTACTTAATATTAAggatgataaattttaccaCTATGCcacattaaaatattttgatgaaataaaCACAAAAATTCAACAATCTACCGATACGccattgttaaatatagatGACTGGGAGAAGCTGTTCAAGCTGCATTTTTCGTCTGGTGTGATAGATACTCTGAACAAGTGTCTAGATGAAAAAATGAACTTTTTGGGTACTGATGATTGGCATTATATCATTCTTACGTTAGCAAAAACAACTAGTGTAGCCTCTGATAAAGCTGGAAATTGTGATAAGGTGATACAGATGCTAGaacaaattgttgataacGGAGATTTTGATATTCAATCTACGATAGTCAGTTTATTCGAGTGTATAGGTAATTGCTGCAAGAATTTCTGCATCAAAGATAACCAGGATTGTTGCATACTTGGGGATAACGAAGGCTTTAGACTTGTAGGCATAATCTGGAAAATTGCGGATTTGATTGGTAAAGATGGTATAACTAATGAACAGCATTGGTGGCATGTTTTACAATCATTAATAAAGCTTTCAATGGAAAGTTCAATTGCCATAAAGATATGTTCTATTAGATCTCTAACCACTACAATGGTTACTTACTGgaaattatttcaatttttattgccTATGTTTTTTTTTGAATGGAACAAAGTAATTAATGTTGCCAAggataatgatgatttggtGGATCAGGagtcattatttaatgtgTGTGTGCATGAGACCCTGGAAGTGATGAAGGCGGTTGAATTTGAAGAGAAATATCGCATTTTAAGCCAATTTATTGACCTTATTGCTTCCAGGTGTGAGGTTTCTGTTTTCGCTGATATCATCGAATATTTAAACGAATATAAACAATACACGGATACATGCATCTATATTCAGACAATTGAACACTTTATAAATAGGGCAATTGAGTATGTAGAGGCCAAAGATTCACCTAATTGCACAAAAATCAGCGAAGTAGccttgaaaattttaaaatctaAATGTACATTAGCTTCTGACAACTATGTAATCATCATCTCTCTCATCCATTTAGTTACCATTAATAATAGAAGCTTGTTTACGAATGGTAGTATCGGCCAATCTAAGGCAATTGTTAAGGCGAATGGATGTGATTATTTGGATTTATGGTTCGGTTATATGGAGAATTTGATAGTATCAATCAAGTCAgatgttattttttttaagTCATCAAAGATAATCGACACTTTAACAAACTTAAATTACCACGATGCGTccacatatataatttctaattataattcaattttgaatGCAGTCTCCCTACACACGTTGGAAAAGGTGCTGTCCAACAGCAATGTTTATGAAACTTATTGTCAAAGAGATATTAAGGATTTTGTCTATACAATTTGTTCCCTAAGCTCCCACATTTCTATTAGCTGTTTCAATAGAATATTGGATGCTGTATCCCAATGTTTCAGCAACTGTTGTTGTGTTTTGATCGAAAGGCTGGTGCATATAATGCAGCAAATGGTTTGTAATCAGAATGATGATTGGTTGAATCTAATACCTTCATTTGTAAGACTATTGAAGTATGGATTATTCCGTGTAGATTTTCACCTATTCTACATAGACAAGATAACACAAGTAATCAGATATCTTCTTATCACGAGACAGCATTTTCCAGATGAATTACTGACTTGTGTCTATTCAATTTCCTCTAGAACCGCCGATTTTAACAACGAAACAATGACCCTGCACTTGGTTCTCATTAATCTGTTGGAAATGGCACTTCTAGTTACTGAAAATATAGAATCAATGTCTATAGATGTAAATAACACTATGCGGATGTTATATGAAATACTTGATATTTATGCAGATAACATAGATATAGGTTACAACGTTACACTTAG GTTATTTAATGATTCCCAAGATCCAAACCCCAAATACAGCGCATTTGTTACACTCGTTTTGCGTCTTAAAAAGTCTCTAAGTGAAGGAAACATTGTCGCTATTTGTGGCATATTACCATCTATACTCAAGCACAAGATATCGCAACCGGATCAAATTGGTTTGACTGATCCcgtatttgaaatattcaaaCCTTATTGCTTAATTCCATGTATACTACCATATCTGAAGATTGCCAATGATATACATCAAGATAGTACGGTGAATGAGGTATACCTTTCAGCCGTAGATCTTGCTGTTGACAGGCTAACCTTTGggttaaatttgaaaaaaattgcGGAACAACTTTGA
- a CDS encoding translation initiation factor eIF-2 alpha subunit (overlaps_old_locusTagID:BBM_III04050), whose protein sequence is MANIRKHSLGDCRFYEQKFPKPDDLVMVKVNRIEVQGVYVSLLEYNDREGLILLSELSKRRYRSINKLVKVGRHEVALVLRVDIVKGYIDLSKRRVSPDDIIKCEERFSKSKKVHQTVRHVAQKHNMKVEDLNISCIWPLYKKYPHALDALKEAAINPDAVFKGLNIDPEVTKSLIQDVQLRLSPQALKLRCNIDVWCFGPRGVDAVKEALMLDFSKFDDQLTVTVKLISPPQYELITTCYDKEKGTILLKKCMEAISASIVKNHGGEFKQRSEIIVMGDDDEKHLESLIDNQESSDDESSSDSSYEDEGMGRIDESNILEDEEEGT, encoded by the exons ATGGCTAACATTCGTAAACATTCGTTGGGGGATTGCCGTTTTTACGAACAAAAATTTCCCAAACCGGATGATCTGGTAATGGTGAAGGTCAATCGGATAGAAGTACAAGGCGTATATGTTTCTCTTCTGGAGTACAACGATCGAGAAg GCCTAATATTGTTGTCTGAATTGTCTAAGAGAAGGTATAGAAGTATCAACAAGTTGGTGAAGGTCGGCAGACATGAGGTAGCTTTAGTCCTGAGGGTGGATATTGTCAAGGGATATATAGATCTATCAAAAAGAAGAGTTTCACCagatgatattattaaatgtgAAGAAagattttcaaaatcaaaAAAAGTTCACCAGACAGTTAGACATGTAGCACAGAAACATAATATGAAGGTGGAAGATCTTAATATTTCTTGCATTTGGCCTCTGTACAAAAAATACCCACATGCACTAGATGCTCTAAAG GAAGCTGCTATTAATCCAGACGCTGTATTCAAGGGGTTAAACATTGACCCTGAGGTTACAAAATCACTGATCCAAGACGTGCAGCTTAGACTAAGTCCACAGGCACTAAAATTGAG atGCAACATTGACGTCTGGTGTTTTGGTCCACGTGGAGTAGATGCAGTTAAGGAGGCTTTAATGCTCGATTTCTCAAAGTTCGACGATCAACTTACTGTGACCgtcaaattaatttctcCACCACAATACGAGCTGATTACAACATGTTATGACAAGGAAAAGGGGACTATTCTTCTAAAAAAG TGTATGGAGGCGATATCTGCTTCGATAGTTAAAAATCACGGGGGTGAATTTAAGCAGAGAAGTGAGATCATAGTTATGGGAGATGATGACGAAAAACACTTAGAGTCTCTGATCGACAATCAGGAATCATCGGATGACGAATCCTCCTCCGATTCCAGTTACGAAGACGAGGGAATGGGCAGAATAGATGAGTCTAATATTCTAGAGGATGAAGAGGAGGGGACCTAA
- a CDS encoding tetratricopeptide repeat family protein, putative (overlaps_old_locusTagID:BBM_III04050;~overlaps_old_locusTagID:BBM_III04055;~overlaps_old_locusTagID:BBM_III04060), with translation MRQYCTMKRIITFSLKYSPRYYGIFSNNYLTNFVNIGNSINNRLNHFFVQYFNTSRTDDINSNLLVTSPRDTIINNKYILDPEDYDSGIYNLKQTLKIQIMSLPYLSEEIAHSYLNLAMAEHQNILLLDNAKEHYMASYNIFCKIKGAQSLEALNALTNFAVVLRDLGNINDSVIVLEKVLATKKATNVNPKLLLDTLNNLGVIMHETKNYEKALRYYKEALQLIGDSNNFICEFVALLYFNIGCAYRESGSISEAFEYMKISKDICNKLDNTLELKNRIQLELNNLGQTIL, from the exons atGCGCCAATACTGCACGATGAAACGAATAATTACTTTTTCACTAAAATATTCTCCTAGATACTATGGCATCTTTTCCAACAATTATCTTACAAATTTCGTGAACATTGGTAACAGCATAAACAATCGGCTTAACCATttttttgtacaatattttaacaCTAGTAGAActgatgatataaattccAACTTGTTAGTCACATCTCCACGAGACACTATCATAAACAACAA GTATATCTTGGACCCAGAGGATTATGACAGTGGGATTTACAACCTTAAACAAACTTTGAAAATCCAGATCATGTCTTTACCATACTTATCAGAGGAGATAGCCCACAGTTACTTAA ACTTGGCAATGGCGGAACATcaaaatatactattactgGACAATGCAAAGGAACATTACATGGCGtcttataatattttctgTAAAATTAAAGGTGCACAATCACTGGAGGCTTTAAATgctttgacaaattttg CTGTAGTCCTACGCGACCTTGGCAACATTAACGATTCTGTTATAGTACTAGAAAAGGTACTGGCAACCAAAAAAGCAACAAATGTAAACCCGAAATTGTTGTTGGACACGCTAAACAACCTAGGGGTTATTATGCACgaaactaaaaattatgaaaaa GCTTTGAGGTATTACAAAGAGGCATTGCAACTTATTGGGGATTCAAACAACTTCATTTGTGAGTTCGTTGCACTGCTTTATTTCAACATTGGTTGCGCATATAGGGAAAGTGGGTCCATTTCGGAGGCATTTGaatatatgaaaatt aGCAAGGATATATGCAACAAACTCGATAACACGTTGGAACTCAAAAACAGAATCCAACTGGAACTCAACAATTTGGgacaaacaattttgtaa
- a CDS encoding hypothetical protein (overlaps_old_locusTagID:BBM_III04060) translates to MLYKFSTILLLINIFLSICKVKARCSENACKNDNDSVSIITSFMDYLANPDKCYNICCPKGPVRLFESKIYLTKTDNFGYPIVEKQFTTSYHYPNWFDRFKGRTCKVNEVNNQPIITNEKWINNIKKSNRRVTYYDKHALVYADIIKTYDIKDIYISFLGYCTDSLKLSELAKRDNFVMSFSSTSFISLKCPTRSKLIINSAIVRGDQFCNGGNAYDLTDLVKNECNDKSSCKVDVKAKKPDTTKFCTNNNKIILVDASCKK, encoded by the exons ATGTTGTATAAATTCTCAACCATTTTGTTACtgattaatatattcttaAGTATTTGCAAAGTTAAAGCTCGTTGTAGCGAAAATGCttgtaaaaatgataatgataGTGTATCTATCATAACTTCATTTATGGATTATTTGGCCAATCCAGATAAATGTTACAATATTTGTTGCCCCAAAGGACCTGTACGCCTATTTGAATCGAAGATCTATCTGACTAAGACTGATAACTTTGGATATCCAATTGTTGAAAAACAATTCACTACATCATATCACTATCCTAATTGGTTTGATAGATTTAAAGGCAGAACATGCAAAGTCAATGAAGTAAATAATCAGCCTATTATTACCAATGAAAAATGGATCAATAACataaaaaaatctaatCGTCGTGTTACGTACTATGATAAACATGCACTGGTTTACGCAGATATTATTAAGACATATGATATTAAGGATATATACATATCATTTTTGGGATATTGCACAG ATTCTTTAAAACTATCTGAATTGGCAAAAAGAGATAATTTCGTCATGTCATTCAGTTCAACTTCTTTTATCTCCCTAAAGTGTCCGACACGTAgcaaattgataattaatagtGCAATTGTGAGGGGAGATCAGTTTTGTAATGGCGGCAATGCATATGACTTGACTGACTTGGTTAAAAATGAGTGTAATGATAAATCTTCCTGTAAAGTCGATGTTAAAGCAAAGAAACCTGACACGACCAAGTTTTGtacaaataacaataaaatcattttagTAGACGCATCATGTAAGAAATGA
- a CDS encoding hypothetical protein (overlaps_old_locusTagID:BBM_III04065), which yields MNDIANILSDLEESNLSVKDGLHYGAHIALYDPQANLSHSKALLHFHRGDLPIKYIIRWNRVAVANNKSAIVAILSDNGYSYMSTRRINNRNC from the exons ATGAATGATATCGctaatattttatcagaTTTAGAAGAGTCTAATTTATCGGTGAAGGATGGTTTACACTATGGAGCTCATATTGCCCTTTACGACCCACAAGCAAATCTTTCCCACAGCAAAGCGTTGCTACATTTTCACAGGGGAGATTTGcctatcaaatatataataagaTGGAACAGGGTAGCGGTAGCAAACAATAAATCT GCAATAGTTGCAATTCTAAGTGACAATGGATACAGTTATATGTCCACAAGACGAATTAATAATCGTAATTGTTAA
- a CDS encoding splicing factor 45 (overlaps_old_locusTagID:BBM_III04070), with protein MIDSLYGDLPPPQFGDEDGFKPTIFISDAIKPLLKPTQTVTTISNTKFHSSNQSTSQQLQNYSLSQQNHVSSQSKSSNSARPIQIHFSALPTKPDNSSDSNRSIVAINSNNNSPVSIDDADVTTYKYNSLDDEEYNPAYPNSYDRYINEKEVKRKISDNRSIPRRGIDLNVTGEEAWKKRASMSDPAAIPIGLEFTSNGSKKNLAARLMEKMGWKAGEGLGKDKQGIKTPLIAKKVAQNSAIITTQDSIFTLNNKTQISRILYLKSDNMLSLDIVEDEASKYGSLISIRPHNSSDYRIFLEFETAIQGANCYKNMNKSTLNGSILSLYYYPVDEFANDNLDYETL; from the coding sequence ATGATAGATTCATTGTATGGCGATTTACCCCCTCCACAATTTGGAGATGAAGATGGTTTTAAACCAACCATATTCATAAGTGACGCCATTAAACCACTATTGAAACCTACACAAACAGTCACTACCATCAGTAATACCAAATTTCACTCGTCAAACCAATCGACATCACaacaattacaaaattattcattaagTCAACAAAATCACGTATCATCACaatcaaaatcatcaaatagTGCGCGGCCAATACAAATCCATTTTTCAGCATTGCCAACAAAACCAGACAATTCATCAGATTCGAATAGATCTATAGTTGCAAttaatagtaataataattctcCAGTATCAATAGATGATGCTGATGTTACTActtataaatataattcacTAGATGACGAGGAATACAATCCGGCATATCCCAATAGCTACGACAGGTACATTAATGAAAAAGAAGTTAAGCGGAAGATAAGTGATAATAGATCAATACCCAGACGTGGCATTGACTTAAATGTTACAGGGGAGGAAGCTTGGAAGAAAAGAGCTAGCATGTCAGACCCAGCCGCTATACCTATTGGACTTGAGTTTACATCTAATGGCAGCAAGAAGAATTTAGCAGCTAGGCTGATGGAAAAAATGGGATGGAAAGCGGGAGAAGGGTTAGGCAAGGATAAGCAGGGTATTAAAACACCCTTAATAGCCAAAAAAGTCGCCCAAAATAGCGCAATAATCACAACGCAGGATTCAATATTTACCCTAAACAACAAAACGCAAATTAGCcgtattttatatttaaaatcagACAATATGCTTTCACTAGACATAGTGGAAGATGAGGCTTCGAAATATGGGAGCTTGATATCTATTAGACCTCACAATTCAAGTGACTATCGCATATTCTTGGAGTTTGAAACAGCGATACAAGGAGCCAActgttataaaaatatgaacAAATCGACACTAAATGGCAGTATATTGTCATTGTATTACTATCCTGTGGACGAGTTTgctaatgataatttggattATGAAACTTTGTAG
- a CDS encoding NAF1, H/ACA ribonucleoprotein complex non-core subunit NAF1 (overlaps_old_locusTagID:BBM_III04075): MSEKIVIDGQNERDDLYLVSHIAQIENAKLTAIDASNKSRPRTYTNSEDFLRQIGLLGLNLDGAFDSISDDEVKEYPTLNHTINTNESDICVDSEKKITNLDDITNIEIINLPKIVPEALEIKKIGVVTSQVESSIIVHSFDKSIPFDLGSIVCLSDRTIIGTITDVFGPVTSHYYRVNLVNPSEQSDIVKGTDIFCDVAHSTLVTNEVDSGENSDCDNSSVKTRSNITINYDKLSS; encoded by the exons ATGAGCGAGAAAATAGTAATAGACGGGCAAAACGAGAGAGATGACCTCTACCTAGTGTCACACATTGCACAG ATTGAGAATGCCAAACTCACTGCAATTGATGCTTCAAACAAGTCTAGACCACGAACTTACACCAATAGCGAAGATTTTCTCAGACAAATCGGTTTATTGGG GTTAAACCTAGATGGAGCCTTTGATTCTATTTCAGATGATGAAGTAAAGGAATATCCAACACTAAATCATACAATCAACACTAATGAAAGTGACATTTGTGTAGATAGCGAAAAAAAGATCACCAATCTCGACGATATAACAAACATTgagataattaatttgcctAAAATTGTGCCTGAAGCACTAGAAATTAAGAAAATTGGCGTCGTAACATCGCAAGTTGAATCTTCTATAATCGTACACTCATTTGAT AAATCAATACCTTTTGACCTGGGTTCTATTGTCTGTTTAAGCGACCGCACAATTATAGGGACG ATAACCGATGTCTTTGGCCCAGTTACCTCTCACTATTACAGGGTTAATCTAGTCAACCCAAGTGAGCAATCGGATATTGTTAAG GGAACAGATATATTTTGCGATGTGGCCCACAGTACACTCGTCACGAATGAGGTAGACAGTGGTGAAAATTCGGATTGTGACAATTCTAGCGTTAAAACCAGGAGTAATATTACCATTAATTATGACAAACTATCTTCATAA